One Rosa chinensis cultivar Old Blush chromosome 5, RchiOBHm-V2, whole genome shotgun sequence genomic region harbors:
- the LOC112168243 gene encoding serine/threonine-protein kinase AGC1-7 codes for MSSNPGSDSEEIPSGRQMMVSNGRSGTNSSNSKDYDPKKVDSVEKSSGSSTQDPSSKQMDLGSKTIAESTTTSSRPSPSPMLPAKSEFLTNSIPSPGQRSRNNSRSDSLDSITAPIRPHTGGDIRWDAINMVSKGSQLNLSHFRLLKRLGYGDIGSVYLVELRGTSAFFAMKVMDKASLASRNKLLRAQTEREILGLLDHPFLPTLYSYFETDKFYCLVMEYCSGGNLHSLRQKQPNKHFTEEAARFYASQVLLALEYLHMLGIVYRDLKPENVLVRDEGHIMLSDFDLSLRCSVNPTLVKSSSVHVSNGGGGGGGSGGILEEEYAVQGCMQPSNFFPRILPSKKSRKSKSDFGLSANNSLPELMAEPTNVRSMSFVGTHEYLAPEIIRGEGHGSAVDWWTFGIFLYELLHGTTPFKGHGNRATLFNVVGQPLKFPETPQVSPVARNLIRGLLIKEPNKRIAYKRGATEIKQHPFFEGVNWALVRCAMPPHVPEPVDFSQYVSKEASAPDKKMPDEGGNKKDSNPNDSSYVDFEYF; via the exons ATGTCTTCAAATCCAGGATCTGAT TCAGAAGAAATACCATCTGGACGACAGATGATGGTATCTAATGGCCGGAGTGGTACCAATTCCTCCAATAGCAAGGATTATGACCCCAAAAAAGTGGATAGCGTAGAAAAATCTAGTGGTAGTTCAACTCAGGATCCAAGTTCAAAACAAATGGACCTTGGTAGTAAGACTATAGCTGAATCAACCACCACCAGTAGTCGTCCTTCTCCAAGCCCAATGCTACCTGCAAAATCTGAATTTCTAACCAATTCTATCCCCAGCCCTGGCCAACGAAGTCGCAATAACTCTCGTTCTGATAGCTTAGACAGTATCACCGCACCCATAAGGCCTCATACTGGTGGTGACATTCGGTGGGATGCAATCAACATGGTCTCTAAAGGTTCCCAACTCAATCTCAGCCATTTCCGGCTTCTCAAGCGCCTAGGCTATGGAGACATCGGTAGCGTTTATCTGGTAGAACTCCGAGGAACAAGTGCATTTTTTGCCATGAAAGTCATGGACAAGGCATCTCTTGCTAGTAGAAACAAGCTATTGCGAGCACAAACAGAAAGAGAGATACTCGGACTTCTTGACCACCCATTCTTGCCCACTCTCTATTCTTACTTCGAGACTGACAAGTTCTATTGCTTGGTCATGGAGTATTGTAGTGGAGGTAATCTACATTCCCTGCGACAGAAGCAACCTAACAAGCATTTTACAGAGGAAGCTGCACG GTTTTATGCATCACAGGTTTTGTTAGCGCTCGAGTATCTGCATATGCTTGGAATCGTGTACAGGGATTTAAAACCAGAAAATGTTCTAGTAAGAGATGAGGGCCATATCATGCTCTCTGACTTTGATCTATCACTCCGCTGTTCTGTGAATCCTACACTAGTCAAGTCTTCATCTGTCCATGTAAgcaatggtggtggtggtggtggtggttctgGGGGAATTTTGGAGGAGGAGTATGCTGTCCAGGGTTGTATGCAGCCATCCAATTTCTTTCCACGCATTTTACCTTCCAAGAAGAGCCGCAAATCTAAATCAGATTTTGGCCTTTCTGCTAATAACTCCCTCCCGGAACTGATGGCAGAGCCTACAAATGTGCGCTCCATGTCATTTGTCGGAACACATGAATATCTAGCCCCAGAGATTATCCGCGGAGAGGGCCATGGTAGTGCAGTGGACTGGTGGACGTTTGGCATCTTCTTATATGAGCTCTTACATGGAACAACCCCGTTCAAGGGCCACGGAAATCGTGCCACACTTTTTAACGTCGTAGGTCAGCCTCTGAAGTTCCCAGAAACTCCACAAGTAAGTCCTGTTGCACGTAATCTCATTCGAGGGCTCTTGATCAAAGAACCAAATAAGCGAATTGCATACAAAAGGGGTGCCACAGAAATAAAACAACACCCATTTTTTGAGGGAGTGAACTGGGCTCTAGTGAGATGTGCCATGCCCCCTCATGTGCCTGAACCCGTAGACTTTTCACAATATGTTAGCAAGGAGGCAAGCGCTCCTGACAAAAAGATGCCAGACGAGGGGGGTAATAAAAAGGACAGTAACCCTAATGATTCTTCTTATGTAGATTTTGAGTACTTTTAG
- the LOC112166546 gene encoding UPF0678 fatty acid-binding protein-like protein At1g79260: MADDGTKPSPAVHPAIAPLSYLLGSWKGQGEGGFPTINSFSYGEQLHFSHSGKPVIAYTQKTWKLNSGEPMHAESGFWRPKPDGTIEVVIAQSTGLVEVQKGTYNAEEQVINLQTELVGNASKVKEITRVFRLVDGELSYEVQMATNLNSLQPHLKASLKRV; this comes from the exons ATGGCGGATGACGGCACTAAACCATCGCCGGCGGTCCACCCGGCGATTGCGCCACTGTCTTACCTTCTGGGTTCATGGAAAGGCCAAGGCGAAGGCGGCTTCCCCACCATCAACTCCTTCTCATACGGCGAACAACTCCATTTCTCTCACTCCGGCAAG CCGGTGATAGCTTACACTCAGAAGACTTGGAAATTGAACTCCGGCGAGCCTATGCACGCTGAGAGTGGCTTTTGGCGGCCCAAGCCTGATGGGACCATCGAGGTTGTCATCGCTCAAAGCACTGGTCTTGTTGAAGTTCAG AAAGGGACGTACAATGCAGAAGAACAAGTGATAAACCTTCAAACTGAGCTAGTGGGAAATGCATCAAAG GTAAAAGAGATAACCAGAGTTTTTAGGTTGGTTGACGGAGAACTGTCTTATGAAGTTCAGATGGCTACAAATCTCAACAGTCTTCAACCACATCTAAAAGCCTCGCTCAAGAGAGTCTGA